The following proteins are co-located in the Vigna unguiculata cultivar IT97K-499-35 chromosome 9, ASM411807v1, whole genome shotgun sequence genome:
- the LOC114164636 gene encoding uncharacterized protein LOC114164636 → MGLTNFVLTVAGVSAVVLLLRSDVKQSASIFKRNVKHIRHWLEEETAASAEVIEKSTPKELKSKVPSKDNHKD, encoded by the exons ATGGGATTGACGAATTTCGTGCTCACGGTGGCCGGTGTAAGCGCCGTCGTTCTCCTCCTCAGGAGTGACGTGAAGCAATCTGCGTCCATCTTCAAGCGCAACGTGAAGCACATTCGTCACTGGCTTGAAGAAGAAACCGCAGCTTCTGCCGA GGTTATAGAGAAGTCAACTCCTAAAGAACTGAAATCAAAGGTTCCTTCGAAAGATAATCATAAAGATTAA
- the LOC114164541 gene encoding 40S ribosomal protein S3a-like, whose amino-acid sequence MAVGKNKRISKGKKGGKKKAADPFTKKDWYDIKAPSVFQVKNVGKTLVTRTQGTKIASDGLKHRVFEVSLADLQGDEDHAFKKIRLRAEDVQGRNVLTNFWGMDFTNDKLRSLVRKWQTLIEAHVDVKTTDNYTLRMFCIGFTKRRSNQVKRTCYAQSSQVRQIRRKMREIMINQATSCDLKELVRKFIPEMIGKEIEKATSSVYPLQNVFIRKVKILKAPKFDLGKLMEIHGDYSEDIGTKIDRPVDETMVEGATEVVGA is encoded by the exons ATGGCAGTGGGAAAGAACAAGAGGATATCGAAAGGGAAGAAGGGTGGAAAGAAGAAGGC CGCTGATCCTTTTACCAAGAAGGATTGGTACGACATCAAGGCTCCTTCAGTGTTTCAGGTCAAGAATGTTGGCAAGACTCTCGTCACTCGCACTCAGGGCACCAAG ATTGCTTCGGATGGGCTCAAGCATCGAGTGTTTGAGGTCTCGCTGGCTGATCTTCAAGGTGACGAGGATCATGCTTTCAAGAAGATTCGTTTGAGGGCTGAGGATGTTCAAGGGAGAAATGTTCTGACGAACTTCTGG GGAATGGATTTCACAAACGACAAGTTGAGGTCATTGGTGCGAAAATGGCAAACTTTAATCGAGGCTCATGTCGATGTGAAGACCACTGATAATTATACTTTGAGGATGTTCTGCATTGGGTTTACTAAGAGGCGAAGTAACCAGGTGAAGAGGACCTGTTATGCACAATCGAGCCAAGTTAGACAG ATTCGAAGAAAGATGAGGGAGATAATGATCAACCAAGCAACATCCTGCGATTTGAAAGAACTGGTCCGTAAGTTCATCCCTGAGATGATTGGAAAAGAGATTGAGAAGGCAACCTCCAGTGTCTATCCTCTACAGAATGTGTTCATTCGTAAAGTTAAAATCCTGAAAGCTCCGAAGTTTGATCTAGGGAAACTGATGGAG ATTCATGGGGATTACTCAGAAGATATTGGTACAAAAATTGATAGGCCTGTCGATGAAACAATGGTTGAGGGAGCCACTGAAGTGGTTGGAGCTTGA
- the LOC114162150 gene encoding proteasome subunit beta type-3-A, with protein MSIFEYNGSALVAMVGKNCFAIASDRRLGVQLQTIATDFQRISKIHDKLFIGLSGLATDAQTLYQRLVFRHKLYQLREERDMKPETFASLVSAILYEKRFGPYFCQPVIAGLGDEDKPFICTMDAIGAKELAKDFVVAGTASESLYGACESMFKPDMEPEELFETISQALLSSVDRDCLSGWGGHVYVVTPTEVKERILKGRMD; from the exons ATGTCGATCTTCGAGTACAACGGGAGTGCCCTAGTGGCCATGGTGGGGAAGAACTGCTTCGCCATTGCCAGCGATCGGAGACTCGGGGTTCAGCTCCAGACTATCGCCACCGATTTCCAGAGGATTTCCAAGATCCACGACAAGCTTTTCATCGGTCTCTCGGGCCTCGCCACCGACGCTCAGACGCTCTACCAGCGCCTCGTTTTCCGCCACAAATTGTATCAGCTGCGTGAAGAGAGGGATATGAAACCCGAAACCTTCGCTAGCCTAGTCTCTGCTATTCTCTACGAGAAAAG GTTTGGTCCATACTTTTGCCAACCTGTAATTGCTGGACTAGGAGATGAAGATAAACCTTTCATTTGCACCATGGATGCAATTGGAGCAAA GGAACTTGCAAAAGATTTTGTTGTAGCTGGTACTGCATCTGAGTCTCTTTATGGTGCTTGCGAGTCAATGTTTAAGCCTGACATG GAACCAGAGGAATTGTTCGAGACTATCTCCCAAGCGCTGCTGTCATCTGTCGATCGAGATTGCTTAAGTGGCTGGGGTGGACATGTTTATGTTGT CACCCCAACCGAAGTAAAGGAGAGGATATTGAAAGGAAGAATGGATTAA